The following are encoded together in the Salvia hispanica cultivar TCC Black 2014 chromosome 6, UniMelb_Shisp_WGS_1.0, whole genome shotgun sequence genome:
- the LOC125191619 gene encoding dynamin-related protein 3A-like, whose protein sequence is MAEEKSAVPLGNTVIPIVNKLHDIFAHLGSHYNIDLPQVAVVGSQSSGKSSVLEALVGRDFLPRGSDICTRRPLLLQLIRRPTKADEAVEEWGEFLHLKGKKFFDFSGIRREIQAETEREAGGNKGVSDKPISLKIFSPNVLDITLVDLPGLTKVPVGDQPSDIETRIRNMITAFIKRESCLILAVTPANADLANSDALQMAQCVDPDGHRTIGVITKLDIMDRGTDACNFLLGKVVPLQLGYVGVVNRSQQDIQLNLSIKDALVAEEKFFCTHTEYSDIADRCGVPQLAKKLNQILVQHIKSVLPGLKSRISAALVSVAKEFASYGEVSESKAGKGALILNVLSNYSEAFISMIEGKNEDISTSELSGGARIQYIFQNIFVKCLEDIDPCEDLTDDDIRTAIQNATGTRSALFVPEVPFEVLVRRQIARLLDPSLQCTRFIYDELIKMSHRCMVNELQQFPVLRKCIDDVTRDFLQESLRPTEAMVESHIETQMDFINTSNPDFIGGRKAIEVASEQVKSRIVGPVAKHKDTGDSEKVSFRQRNFTSRAILGRQANGTVPDHGVRPAADVEKTAESANFVHESMHMSPLKCNSFNAGKIGDIAIATKYKSKVESLTKLVKRVSYAGSGWPITSLFGGRDNHTSPKESSTSKPINEPVQSMEPRMSMIHLREPPSVLRSSEFDSDEKAIEITATKLLLRSYYDIVRKNIQDYVPKAIMHFLVNHTKRELHNEFIKRVYRDNLIEELLREPNEVATKRKRTHDTLKVLEQAFRTIDELPLEVEAAERGYSSTSSSDPTGLPRINGLLRSSLFSNGSTESYSPSSKNSRSRKSGEPHSPIYSDTHYGG, encoded by the exons ATGGCGGAGGAGAAATCGGCGGTGCCGCTGGGGAATACTGTGATACCCATAGTGAACAAACTGCACGATATCTTCGCGCACTTAGGAAGCCACTATAATATCGACTTGCCGCAGGTGGCGGTTGTCGGCAGCCAGAGCAGCGGCAAATCGAGTGTGTTGGAGGCGCTCGTAGGCCGCGATTTTCTACCACGTGGAAGTGATATCTGCACCCGCCGCCCCCTCTTGTTGCAGCTCATCCGGAGACCTACCAAGGCCGATGAAGCCGTGGAAGAATGGGGGGAGTTCTTGCATTTGAAGGGCAAGAAGTTCTTTGATTTTAGCGGAATTCGGAGGGAGATTCAG GCTGAAACAGAGAGAGAAGCAGGAGGAAACAAAGGTGTCTCAGATAAACCAATAAGCTTAAAGATTTTTTCTCCAAATGTTCTCGACATTACTCTTGTGGATCTACCTGGTCTCACTAAAGTTCCTGTTGGCGATCAGCCATCAGACATTGAAACACGCATTAGAAATATGATAACGGCATTCATTAAACGTGAAAGTTGCTTGATCCTGGCTGTTACCCCAGCAAATGCCGATCTAGCTAACTCAGATGCTCTTCAGATGGCACAATGTGTTGATCCTGATG GTCACAGGACAATTGGTGTTATTACAAAG TTGGATATCATGGATAGGGGTACTGATGCATGCAACTTTTTGCTTGGGAAAGTGGTTCCTCTTCAGCTTGGCTATGTAGGTGTTGTAAATCGCAGTCAACAG GATATTCAACTTAACCTAAGCATCAAAGATGCACTTGTTGCAGAAGAGAAGTTCTTTTGCACTCACACA gagtataGTGATATTGCAGACCGTTGCGGAGTTCCACAGTTGGCAAAGAAGTTGAATCAG ATTTTGGTACAACATATTAAGTCTGTTCTTCCGGGTTTGAAGTCACGGATTAGTGCCGCTCTGGTCTCTGTGGCCAAGGAGTTTGCTAGCTATGGAGAAGTTTCTGAGTCAAAG GCTGGCAAAGGTGCACTAATACTTAACGTTCTTTCCAATTATTCCGAAG CATTCATTTCAATGATAGAAGGAAAGAATGAAGATATATCAACATCTGAGCTTTCTGGAGGAGCAAgaatacaatatatatttcaaaatatttttgtgaagtgCTTGGAG GATATAGATCCTTGTGAGGATTTAACTGATGACGACATCCGCACGGCCATTCAAAATGCAACTGGTACCAGATCTGCACTTTTTGTGCCAGAA GTTCCTTTTGAAGTTCTTGTTAGAAGGCAAATTGCTCGGTTGTTGGATCCAAGTCTCCAGTGCACCAGATTTATCTATGATGAGCTAATCAAG ATGAGCCATCGCTGTATGGTAAATGAGCTCCAGCAGTTTCCGGTCCTGCGAAAATGCATAGATGATGTCACTAGAGATTTTCTGCAAGAAAGTCTTCGGCCTACTGAGGCAATGGTAGAAAGTCATATTGAAACACAG ATGGATTTCATAAACACTTCGAACCCAGATTTTATTGGTGGAAGAAAAGCTATAGAGGTTGCATCTGAGCAAGTCAAGTCTCGTATTGTAGGGCCCGTTGCAAAGCACAAG gataCAGGAGACTCAGAAAAAGTATCTTTCCGGCAAAGAAATTTCACATCTCGAGCCATACTTGGTAGACAAGCAAATGGAACTGTTCCAGATCAT GGTGTTCGACCTGCCGCTGATGTCGAGAAAACTGCTGAGTCTG CGAATTTTGTCCATGAATCTATGCATATGTCACCGTTGAAATGCAATAGTTTCAATGCTGGGAAAATTGGGGATATTGCTATTGCTACAAAGTACAAATCAAAGGTGGAGTCATTAACAAAACTTGTAAAAAGAG TAAGCTATGCTGGTTCGGGTTGGCCAATAACTTCGCTATTTGGCGGACGTGACAATCATACATCACCTAAAGAGAGCTCAACCAGCAAACCGATTAATGAACCTGTTCAAAGCATGGAACCGAGAATGTCAATGATCCATTTGAGAGAG CCCCCTAGTGTGTTGAGGTCGTCAGAATTTGACTCGGACGAAAAGGCCATCGAGATTACTGCTACAAAGTTGTTACTGAGGTCTTATTATGATATTGTGCGGAAGAACATTCAGGATTATGTACCAAAAGCCATTATGCATTTTCTG GTCAACCACACAAAGCGAGAGCTTCATAATGAATTCATAAAAAGAGTGTACAG AGATAACTTGATTGAAGAATTGTTGCGCGAGCCTAATGAGGTTGCCACAAAGAGGAAGCGCACCCATGATACACTGAAGGTCCTTGAGCAAGCTTTCCGG ACAATTGACGAACTGCCGCTTGAAGTCGAGGCTGCTGAGAGAGGCTACTCCTCGACCTCGAGTAGTGATCCAACTGGCCTGCCAAGAATCAACGGTCTCTTAAGATCATCATTGTTCAGCAATGGTTCAACGGAATCATACAGCCCTTCTTCCAAAAACTCAAGATCACGCAAGTCTGGCGAGCCTCACTCACCAATATACTCTGATACTCATTATGGTGGTTGA
- the LOC125193248 gene encoding uncharacterized protein C6C3.02c-like isoform X3, translated as MARRSSGGRSSRPAPRPAARSPPPQKVNSAPPPAPVQGGSGGSMLGSLGSTIAQGMAFGTGSAMAHRAVDAVMGPCTIQHETVASEAVAAPAPSVGGSEACSPHNKAFQDNVLPSLLQTLTSSCAIFSAVPEQLWK; from the exons ATGGCTCGCCGTAGTTCAGGTG GAAGATCATCCCGCCCAGCCCCACGTCCAGCTGCACGCAGCCCACCTCCTCAAAAAG TGAATAGTGCTCCTCCTCCAGCCCCAGTCCAAGGTGGCTCCGGTGGATCCATGCTTGGAAGCCTTGGTTCAACCATTGCTCAAG GGATGGCATTTGGTACTGGAAGTGCAATGGCACATAGGGCAGTTGATGCGGTTATGGGTCCATGTACAATTCAGCATGAAACAGTTGCATCTGAAGCTGTAGCGGCTCCAGCACCCAGCGTGGGTGGATCTGAAGCCTGCAGCCCGCACAATAAAGCGTTCCAAGAT AATGTCTTGCCTTCCCTGCTTCAAACTTTGACGAGCTCTTGTGCCATTTTTTCTGCAGTGCCTGAACAGCTATGGAAGTGA
- the LOC125193248 gene encoding uncharacterized protein C6C3.02c-like isoform X1: MARRSSGGRSSRPAPRPAARSPPPQKVNSAPPPAPVQGGSGGSMLGSLGSTIAQGMAFGTGSAMAHRAVDAVMGPCTIQHETVASEAVAAPAPSVGGSEACSPHNKAFQDCLNSYGSDITKCQFYMDMLAECRRNSGSNSMMSS; this comes from the exons ATGGCTCGCCGTAGTTCAGGTG GAAGATCATCCCGCCCAGCCCCACGTCCAGCTGCACGCAGCCCACCTCCTCAAAAAG TGAATAGTGCTCCTCCTCCAGCCCCAGTCCAAGGTGGCTCCGGTGGATCCATGCTTGGAAGCCTTGGTTCAACCATTGCTCAAG GGATGGCATTTGGTACTGGAAGTGCAATGGCACATAGGGCAGTTGATGCGGTTATGGGTCCATGTACAATTCAGCATGAAACAGTTGCATCTGAAGCTGTAGCGGCTCCAGCACCCAGCGTGGGTGGATCTGAAGCCTGCAGCCCGCACAATAAAGCGTTCCAAGAT TGCCTGAACAGCTATGGAAGTGACATAACTAAGTGCCAGTTCTACATGGACATGCTGGCTGAATGCCGTAGAAATTCGGGTTCTAATTCTATGATGAGCTCCTAA
- the LOC125193248 gene encoding uncharacterized protein C6C3.02c-like isoform X2, translating into MARRSSGRSSRPAPRPAARSPPPQKVNSAPPPAPVQGGSGGSMLGSLGSTIAQGMAFGTGSAMAHRAVDAVMGPCTIQHETVASEAVAAPAPSVGGSEACSPHNKAFQDCLNSYGSDITKCQFYMDMLAECRRNSGSNSMMSS; encoded by the exons ATGGCTCGCCGTAGTTCAG GAAGATCATCCCGCCCAGCCCCACGTCCAGCTGCACGCAGCCCACCTCCTCAAAAAG TGAATAGTGCTCCTCCTCCAGCCCCAGTCCAAGGTGGCTCCGGTGGATCCATGCTTGGAAGCCTTGGTTCAACCATTGCTCAAG GGATGGCATTTGGTACTGGAAGTGCAATGGCACATAGGGCAGTTGATGCGGTTATGGGTCCATGTACAATTCAGCATGAAACAGTTGCATCTGAAGCTGTAGCGGCTCCAGCACCCAGCGTGGGTGGATCTGAAGCCTGCAGCCCGCACAATAAAGCGTTCCAAGAT TGCCTGAACAGCTATGGAAGTGACATAACTAAGTGCCAGTTCTACATGGACATGCTGGCTGAATGCCGTAGAAATTCGGGTTCTAATTCTATGATGAGCTCCTAA
- the LOC125194778 gene encoding protein FAR1-RELATED SEQUENCE 5-like, protein MTLDRALDFYNNYARYVGFDTRKKGSKKEKDVITWIYVVCSREGTKQRKNEQHQVKRKRSSIKCFCNAKVSWKFFMGVGYVIQSFVEEHNHEMVEERHKHFMKLNRNLDLVHQKFILDCANANIGPTLSFSLLKEVLGGLDYVGCTVLEVRNYRRDLRAYVEGADAQMLLNEMRRKKELCGAFTYEFEVNSKDRLTRLFWCDPTAKRNYHLYGDIVSFDTTYSTNRYCMIFAPFTGKDNHGRPVTFAAGLLSKENADSFSWLFKQFVKCMGVAPKLIVTDQNLGMKVAIAEVLLSTRHRWCMWHIMNKVADKLPKNMLGSEELKKELNACVWSELIEPDAFEESWHAIMERYGLANNDWFSSMFASRKFWVPAFFRDFPMSSLIKTTSLSESQNSFFKRYLKCQANLMLFYMNYNHALEAQRSNSAKHEYYDSTKVPILRTKLEIEKHTSTIYSGSAFNAIQEEIVYACFSLSCSTLGMSTNRDNEVYNINDKDSNSWTVTYSIGDDTYLCGCKKFERLGLLCSHIFCVLKYKFVKLIPENLRGWRWLKSQFVKPIHGGFCDDEEILSVVDEKKIAFKNLYALFFEIAQSIEGNIDQINAFTAIIEEGKKQLLGERVVLSSTEKRALIENFYGSQVQNIIEVHPPNIVSTKGSGSRRKSEKESAMKLAMKPGRSVEIVM, encoded by the exons ATGACCCTTGATCGTGCATTGGACTTCTACAATAATTATGCTCGATATGTTGGGTTTGACACTCGTAAAAAGGGatcgaaaaaggaaaaagatgtCATTACTTGGATTTATGTGGTGTGTAGCCGAGAAGGTACAAAGCAAAGAAAGAATGAACAACATCAGGTGAAACGCAAGCGTTCTTCTATTAAGTGCTTTTGTAATGCTAAAGTGTCTTGGAAGTTTTTTATGGGTGTTGGTTATGTTATACAAAGTTTTGTTGAAGAACATAATCACGAGATGGTTGAGGAACGCCATAAGCATTTTATGAAGTTGAACCGCAATTTGGATTTAGTCCATCAGAAATTCATACTTGATTGCGCTAATGCAAATATCGGTCCAACTTTAAGTTTTAGCTTACTCAAGGAAGTACTTGGTGGATTAGATTATGTAGGGTGTACTGTTTTAGAAGTGCGCAACTACAGACGCGACCTTAGAGCATACGTGGAAGGAGCTGATGCACAAATGCTATTAAATGAGATGCGCAGGAAAAAAGAACTTTGTGGAGCATTTACATATGAATTTGAGGTCAACTCAAAGGATAGACTGACACGTTTGTTTTGGTGTGATCCAACTGCCAAGAGAAATTATCATTTGTATGGTgatattgtttcttttgataCGACATACTCAACAAATAG GTACTGCATGATATTTGCTCCTTTTACGGGTAAGGATAATCATGGTCGCCCTGTGACATTTGCTGCTGGCCTTTTGTCCAAGGAAAATGCCGACTCCTTTTCATGGTTATTTAAACAATTTGTGAAATGTATGGGTGTGGCTCCGAAGCTAATCGTGACCGACCAAAACTTAGGAATGAAAGTTGCTATTGCAGAGGTTCTTCTTAGTACGAGACACAGGTGGTGCATGTGGCATATAATGAATAAAGTTGCTGACAAATTACCAAAGAACATGCTTGGTAGTGAAGAACTAAAGAAGGAATTGAATGCATGTGTTTGGTCGGAGTTGATAGAGCCTGATGCATTTGAAGAATCTTGGCATGCTATAATGGAAAGATATGGGCTGGCCAATAATGACTGGTTTTCATCAATGTTTGCATCTAGAAAGTTTTGGGTTCCAGCCTTTTTCCGTGATTTTCCGATGAGCTCGTTGATAAAGACAACATCTTTGTCTGAATCACAGAATAGCTTCTTTAAAAGGTACTTAAAGTGTCAGGCTAACCTTATGCTATTTTATATGAACTATAACCATGCTTTGGAGGCTCAAAGAAGTAATAGCGCAAAGCACGAATACTATGATTCAACAAAAGTTCCTATATTGCGAACAAAATTGGAAATCGAGAAACATACATCAACGATATATAGTGGTAGTGCTTTTAATGCAATTCAAGAGGAGATAGTTTATGCATGTTTCTCTTTGTCTTGTTCAACTCTAGGAATGTCTACCAATAGAGATAATGAAGTATATAACATAAATGACAAGGATTCAAACTCATGGACAGTGACTTACTCCATTGGCGATGACACCTATTTGTGTGGATgtaaaaaatttgagagacTTGGTCTATTGTGCAgccatatattttgtgtgttgaaaTATAAGTTTGTTAAGTTGATACCCGAGAATTTGCGTGGATGGAGATGGTTGAAGTCACAGTTTGTGAAGCCAATACATGGAGGTTTTTgtgatgatgaagaaatacTCTCTGTTGTGGACGAGAAGAAGATTGCATTTAAAAACTTGTATGCATTATTCTTTGAAATAGCACAAAGTATTGAAGGGAACATTGACCAAATCAATGCATTTACTGCAATTATTGAAGAAGGTAAGAAGCAGCTTCTCGGAGAACGTGTTGTTCTGTCTTCGACCGAGAAGAGAGCATTGATTGAGAATTTCTATGGCTCACAAGTTCAAAACATTATTGAAGTTCATCCTCCTAATATTGTCAGTACAAAGGGAAGTGGAAGTAGGAGGAAATCGGAGAAGGAGTCAGCAATGAAGTTAGCAATGAAACCAGGCCGAAGTGTGGAAATTGTCATGTGA